The proteins below are encoded in one region of Megalops cyprinoides isolate fMegCyp1 chromosome 14, fMegCyp1.pri, whole genome shotgun sequence:
- the LOC118788780 gene encoding uncharacterized protein C13orf42-like translates to MLRKINAVFRPNNGQKCRGGFRSEDYHNACTVKLVRSTSMLVVGERRQRTVDSTLKRSKSSVNVESTTALYYYHRQEDRIWLYSQNQDCLKYLEDLVALRRQYTNSVNNLKSKEPKATVSSKKKPPPPPPRNSQAQTSRAKGTAPPIPTEEDTLEFFDAVIASCDPEPKRKSNVDDGHADVDFIVATSTSEHDLHSNWMLRDPRRFSADQARVTKPDRDRDDDRDRAKNKRGENGTGSSRKQLQRNPIHLPKVVESAFQTLRFKPKLRKKD, encoded by the exons ATGCTGAGGAAAATTAACGCCGTTTTCCGTCCCAACAACGGGCAAAAATGTCGGGGCGGCTTCAGGTCAGAGGACTATCACAACGCGTGCACAGTGAAGCTGGTGCGCAGTACGTCGATGCTTGTTGTGGGAGAACGGCGACAAAGAACGGTGGATTCCACGCTGAAACGCAGCAAAAGTTCCGTGAACGTCGAGTCGACCACAGCACTGTACTACTACCACAGACAAGAGGACCGGATTTGGCTGTATTCTCAGAATCAGGACTGCCTTAAGTATTTGGAGGACTTGGTGGCGTTAAGAAGACAGTATACCAACAGTGTGAACAATTTGAAAAGCAAAGAACCGAAAGCAACGGTCTCTTCCAAAAAGAAGCCGCCACCTCCGCCGCCCCGCAACAGTCAAGCGCAG ACGTCAAGAGCCAAAGGAACTGCGCCTCCGATTCCCACCGAAGAGGACACTCTGGAGTTTTTTGATGCTGTTATTGCCAGTTGTGACCCGGAGCCCAAACGGAAATCTAACGTGGACGATGGACACGCTGACGTTGATTTCATTG TCGCCACCAGCACCAGCGAACACGACCTCCACTCCAATTGGATGCTGCGTGACCCCAGGAGGTTCTCTGCAGACCAGGCCAGGGTGACGAAACCAGACCGCGACCGTGACGACGACCGGGATCGCGCAAAAAACAAGCGCGGCGAGAACGGAACCgggagcagcaggaagcagctgcAGAGGAACCCCATCCACTTACCCAAAGTGGTGGAGAGCGCCTTTCAGACTCTGCGCTTCAAACCCAAACTGAGAAAGAAGGACTAA